One genomic window of Brevundimonas vesicularis includes the following:
- a CDS encoding DUF1134 domain-containing protein, translating to MHRRQLILSGLATAAGASSLGACASAPPRDPNYPIRSDQTAQAYSFDELVSAGSRELGIAAEVVGGAIERVFADQGDRPTAYIAGEEGSGAVVVGARYGRGALHMKDLSASQEVFWQGASVGWDWGGNASRVFTLVYGLYHPDMIYRRYPGIEGSAYLVAGLGVNYQRADGIVLAPIRTGVGLRLGANVGTMSYSRQRNLLPF from the coding sequence ATGCATCGCCGCCAACTGATCCTTTCGGGCCTCGCCACCGCCGCCGGCGCCTCGTCGCTGGGCGCCTGCGCCTCGGCGCCGCCGCGCGATCCCAACTATCCGATCCGCTCGGACCAGACGGCCCAGGCCTACAGCTTCGATGAACTGGTTTCGGCCGGCTCGCGCGAGCTGGGCATCGCGGCTGAGGTCGTGGGCGGCGCGATCGAGCGCGTCTTCGCCGACCAGGGCGACCGCCCGACCGCCTATATCGCGGGCGAGGAAGGCTCCGGCGCCGTCGTTGTCGGCGCCCGCTACGGCCGCGGCGCCTTGCACATGAAGGACCTGTCGGCGTCTCAGGAAGTGTTCTGGCAGGGCGCGTCGGTGGGTTGGGACTGGGGCGGCAACGCCAGCCGCGTCTTCACCTTGGTCTATGGCCTGTACCACCCCGACATGATCTATCGCCGCTATCCCGGCATCGAGGGCTCGGCCTATCTGGTCGCAGGCCTGGGCGTGAACTATCAGCGCGCCGACGGCATCGTCCTGGCCCCCATCCGCACCGGCGTCGGCCTGCGTCTGGGCGCCAACGTCGGCACCATGAGCTACAGTCGCCAGCGCAATCTGCTGCCGTTCTAA
- a CDS encoding SDR family NAD(P)-dependent oxidoreductase has protein sequence MPIASPPLDLLVFGGGYLGRAAALEAMRRGGRATATSRDPERRRAMAADGIIAIDPGDAAALKTALEAATAVLITAAPDAQGCPGLRALGPLAGDAWPDWIGYVSSTSVYGDRAGGWVFEDGPLNAANLEGARRVRAERDWLDGAQGMGLTVQIFRLPGFYGPGRSVIERLREGTAKLVRKPGQVFNRIHVDDIVSGLFASMARPRPGAAYNLTDDEPSPADVVMEWAADRMGLPRPPQVDWTDDSVSEAMRRFYLDSKRVSNALAKAELGWRPVYPSWREGLATLMDAPPPLRLVS, from the coding sequence ATGCCTATCGCCTCCCCTCCCCTCGATCTGCTGGTCTTCGGCGGCGGCTATCTGGGGCGGGCGGCGGCGCTGGAGGCCATGAGGCGCGGCGGACGCGCGACCGCCACCTCTCGCGATCCCGAGCGGCGTCGCGCCATGGCGGCCGACGGGATCATCGCCATCGATCCCGGCGATGCGGCGGCCTTGAAGACGGCGCTGGAGGCGGCGACGGCCGTGCTGATCACAGCCGCGCCGGACGCCCAAGGCTGTCCCGGTCTGCGGGCCCTGGGGCCCCTTGCGGGCGACGCGTGGCCCGACTGGATCGGTTATGTCTCATCCACCTCCGTCTATGGCGACCGGGCCGGCGGATGGGTGTTCGAGGACGGGCCGTTGAACGCCGCCAATCTGGAGGGCGCGCGCCGTGTCCGGGCCGAACGCGATTGGCTGGATGGGGCGCAGGGGATGGGGCTGACGGTCCAGATCTTCCGCCTGCCCGGTTTCTACGGACCGGGGCGCAGCGTGATCGAGCGGTTGAGGGAAGGTACGGCGAAACTGGTCAGAAAGCCCGGCCAGGTCTTCAACCGCATCCATGTGGACGACATCGTCTCGGGCCTGTTCGCCTCGATGGCGCGCCCGCGACCGGGCGCCGCCTACAATCTGACCGACGACGAACCGTCGCCCGCCGATGTGGTGATGGAATGGGCGGCGGATCGAATGGGCCTGCCCCGCCCGCCCCAGGTCGACTGGACCGACGACAGCGTCAGCGAGGCGATGCGTCGCTTTTATCTGGACTCCAAGCGCGTCTCGAACGCCCTGGCCAAGGCCGAGCTGGGCTGGCGGCCCGTCTATCCCAGCTGGCGCGAGGGGCTGGCGACGCTGATGGACGCGCCGCCGCCGCTGCGATTGGTGAGCTGA
- a CDS encoding NAD-dependent epimerase/dehydratase family protein, which yields MRVLVLGGDGFCGWPTALHLSAEGWDVTIVDNLSRRNIDNELEVQSLTPIRTMGERIKAWKDVSGRDIGFVNMTVGKEFDRLVALICDFAPDSVVHFAEQRAAPYSMKSARHKLYTVDNNINATNHLLAAIVESGLDVHLAHLGTMGVYGYGTAGLRIPEGYLKVTVDTDNGPAEQEILFPPNPGSIYHMTKTQDALLFQFYARNDNLRITDLHQGIVWGTQTEQTKQDERLINRFDYDGDYGTVLNRFLMQAAVGYPLTVHGSGGQTRAFIHIQDTVRCVELALKNPPKRGERVKILNQMTESRRVRDLAAMIADKTGAEIHNVANPRQEADENDLVVANDQFRNLGLKPITLAQGLMDEVTDIARRYADRADLGRVPCVSAWNQRRAEALENEARPTADAVPSQVLTA from the coding sequence ATGCGCGTGCTGGTTCTGGGCGGCGACGGTTTTTGCGGCTGGCCCACGGCCCTGCATCTGTCGGCCGAAGGGTGGGACGTGACCATCGTCGACAACCTGAGCCGCCGCAACATCGATAACGAGCTGGAGGTCCAGTCCCTGACGCCGATCCGCACCATGGGCGAGCGGATCAAGGCGTGGAAAGACGTGTCCGGCCGCGACATCGGCTTCGTCAACATGACGGTGGGCAAGGAATTCGACCGCCTGGTCGCCCTGATCTGTGACTTCGCCCCCGACAGCGTGGTGCATTTCGCCGAGCAGCGGGCGGCCCCCTATTCGATGAAGTCGGCGCGGCACAAGCTGTACACCGTCGACAATAACATCAACGCCACCAACCACCTGCTGGCCGCCATCGTCGAAAGCGGCCTGGACGTCCATCTGGCGCACCTGGGGACGATGGGGGTCTATGGCTACGGCACCGCGGGCCTGCGCATTCCCGAGGGCTATCTGAAGGTGACGGTGGACACCGACAACGGTCCCGCCGAGCAGGAAATCCTGTTCCCGCCCAATCCGGGCAGCATCTATCACATGACCAAGACGCAGGACGCCCTGCTGTTCCAGTTCTATGCCCGCAACGACAACCTGCGCATCACCGACCTGCACCAGGGCATCGTCTGGGGCACCCAGACCGAGCAGACCAAGCAGGACGAACGGCTGATCAACCGCTTCGACTATGATGGCGATTACGGCACGGTGCTGAACCGCTTTTTGATGCAGGCGGCGGTCGGTTATCCGCTGACGGTGCATGGATCGGGCGGCCAGACGCGGGCCTTCATCCATATTCAGGACACGGTGCGCTGCGTCGAACTGGCGCTGAAAAACCCGCCCAAACGCGGCGAGCGGGTCAAGATCCTGAACCAGATGACCGAGAGCCGCCGCGTGCGCGATCTGGCGGCCATGATCGCCGACAAGACCGGCGCCGAAATCCACAATGTCGCCAATCCGCGTCAGGAAGCCGACGAGAACGATCTCGTCGTCGCCAACGACCAGTTCCGAAATCTTGGGCTGAAGCCGATCACCCTGGCGCAGGGTCTGATGGACGAGGTTACGGACATCGCCCGCCGCTATGCCGACCGGGCCGATCTGGGGCGGGTGCCGTGCGTCTCCGCCTGGAACCAACGCCGGGCGGAGGCGCTGGAAAATGAGGCGCGGCCGACAGCCGACGCGGTGCCTTCCCAAGTTCTGACGGCCTGA
- a CDS encoding DUF4167 domain-containing protein produces the protein MRDFKGMKRQRGRNRNKAGANNANNANPNRSWDSQGPENIKVRGNAQTVYERYQQLARDAASSGDRVLAENYQQHAEHYYRVLRALQPQRSFSDIAAREQSNQGFDIDFEDESGAQAAAFVAAQQAADRQAAEAAERAEQNQNRDQNRDRDYSRDRDRDRDNRDRDHNRDRDQNRDGQQPREPREPREGDEVRAEGEGGGRRESRRERWERRREERNRRFDNQDGAQDGAEGAAPSYAEADRAEAVSEAPVVETPVNVADAPSVEALTADERPARRPRRTAAAVAADDGDAPTALPGFLTRAPVSSTPAEQAEGEAAPRRRAPRRKPEAATASED, from the coding sequence ATGAGAGATTTCAAGGGCATGAAGCGTCAGCGCGGACGCAATCGGAACAAGGCGGGCGCCAATAACGCCAACAACGCCAATCCGAATCGTTCGTGGGATTCGCAAGGCCCCGAGAACATCAAGGTCCGGGGCAACGCCCAGACGGTGTATGAGCGCTATCAGCAGCTGGCCCGCGATGCGGCCTCCAGCGGCGACCGGGTGCTGGCCGAAAACTATCAGCAGCACGCCGAACACTATTACCGCGTCCTGCGCGCGCTCCAGCCGCAGCGGTCCTTCTCGGACATCGCCGCGCGTGAACAGTCCAACCAGGGCTTCGACATCGACTTCGAGGACGAATCCGGCGCCCAGGCCGCCGCCTTCGTCGCCGCCCAGCAGGCCGCCGACCGCCAGGCCGCTGAGGCCGCCGAGCGCGCCGAGCAGAACCAGAACCGTGATCAGAACCGCGACCGCGACTACAGTCGCGACCGGGATCGGGACCGTGACAACCGCGACCGCGATCACAACCGTGATCGTGACCAGAACCGCGACGGCCAGCAGCCGCGCGAACCCCGCGAGCCGCGCGAAGGCGACGAGGTCCGCGCCGAGGGCGAGGGCGGCGGTCGTCGCGAAAGCCGCCGCGAACGCTGGGAGCGTCGCCGCGAGGAACGCAATCGCCGCTTCGACAATCAGGACGGCGCCCAAGACGGCGCTGAGGGCGCCGCCCCTTCCTATGCCGAGGCCGACCGCGCCGAAGCCGTGAGCGAAGCGCCCGTCGTCGAGACGCCCGTCAATGTCGCTGACGCCCCGAGCGTCGAGGCGCTGACCGCCGACGAGCGCCCCGCGCGCCGTCCCCGCCGCACCGCCGCCGCTGTCGCAGCGGACGACGGCGACGCCCCGACCGCCTTGCCGGGCTTTTTGACCCGCGCGCCGGTGTCGTCGACCCCGGCCGAGCAAGCCGAAGGCGAGGCGGCCCCGCGTCGCCGTGCGCCACGTCGCAAGCCCGAAGCCGCCACGGCCAGCGAAGACTGA
- a CDS encoding hybrid sensor histidine kinase/response regulator codes for MDFVLLVLSLALAGTCSGVWLWLRADEAATRLKRENARLETRLGRQTQGLRRALSTAEAEVERLTAALRTRGEVMQALGRELRTPLTTVMGFTQLLRLNDQTDPLSTRQVQAVGQIEAAGGVLLALIEETDAFMTCEDGGGAQAIHRVDLRLALRQVCDRLQSQARDAGVALACPPAAHGLCVMADAGQVRRLLRRLVENALRHSSPGGTVRMELSRVDHDIRLAIHDAKSGPQGQGAERLFRPLDGRDARGGTGLGVASAQRLAERMGGTLAMQHDPSGGAVFSLNVPAAPSPGVTPVVALSKPAVALYIEDNAANIALMRQVARGLGLTLHAATTGAEGLDLARALGPDVILLDIGLPDMDGYEVKARLDVDPLTRHVPVLALTAAASPRDSARGRDAGFDAWLAKPLDLAALGAALNDVLDDGSACPGLDDEGRQRA; via the coding sequence ATGGATTTCGTCTTGCTGGTCCTGTCTCTGGCGTTGGCCGGGACCTGTTCGGGCGTGTGGCTGTGGCTGCGCGCGGATGAGGCGGCGACACGGCTGAAGCGTGAGAACGCCCGGCTCGAAACCCGCCTGGGCCGACAGACGCAAGGGCTGCGCCGGGCCCTGTCGACCGCCGAAGCTGAGGTCGAACGTCTGACCGCCGCCCTGCGCACGCGAGGCGAGGTGATGCAGGCCCTGGGCCGCGAACTGCGTACGCCCCTGACCACCGTCATGGGCTTCACCCAGCTTCTCCGCCTCAACGATCAGACCGATCCCTTGTCGACACGGCAGGTTCAGGCCGTCGGTCAGATCGAGGCGGCGGGTGGGGTTCTGCTGGCGCTGATCGAAGAGACGGACGCCTTCATGACGTGCGAAGACGGCGGCGGCGCTCAGGCGATCCATCGCGTCGACCTGCGTCTGGCGCTGCGTCAGGTGTGCGACCGGCTGCAATCCCAGGCGCGAGACGCCGGCGTCGCTCTGGCCTGCCCGCCGGCCGCCCACGGCCTGTGCGTCATGGCCGATGCGGGCCAGGTCCGCCGCCTCCTGCGTCGACTGGTCGAGAACGCCCTTCGCCATTCGTCGCCCGGCGGGACCGTCCGAATGGAGCTGTCGCGTGTGGACCACGACATCCGCCTCGCCATCCACGACGCCAAATCAGGCCCGCAGGGCCAAGGGGCGGAGCGGCTGTTTCGCCCTCTGGACGGTCGAGACGCGCGCGGCGGAACAGGTCTGGGCGTCGCCTCAGCCCAGCGCCTGGCCGAACGGATGGGCGGGACGTTGGCGATGCAGCATGATCCATCAGGCGGCGCCGTCTTCTCGCTCAATGTGCCTGCTGCGCCGTCCCCCGGCGTGACGCCGGTCGTCGCGCTCTCGAAACCGGCAGTGGCGCTTTATATCGAGGACAACGCCGCCAACATCGCCTTGATGCGTCAGGTCGCGCGCGGTCTCGGCCTGACCCTGCATGCCGCGACCACAGGCGCGGAGGGGCTGGACCTGGCGCGGGCGCTCGGCCCCGACGTCATCCTGCTCGACATCGGTCTGCCCGACATGGACGGCTATGAGGTCAAGGCGCGGCTGGACGTCGATCCCCTGACGCGCCACGTCCCCGTGCTGGCGCTGACGGCCGCCGCCTCGCCTCGGGACAGCGCGCGTGGGCGCGATGCGGGCTTCGACGCCTGGCTGGCCAAGCCGCTGGATCTCGCTGCATTGGGCGCGGCGCTGAACGATGTGCTGGACGACGGTTCGGCCTGTCCCGGCCTTGACGACGAGGGGCGCCAGAGGGCCTAA
- a CDS encoding DUF4893 domain-containing protein, with protein MRLFISSRTLVRRLAPLAALYAVAACASTPPPPPPPPPGAAGALMDWRGVITSADRDRYRRVDAAWTLALQQAKRQRGSGDLNSLGDLIDPKADRPGVAPPPGDYRCRTVKLGTQGGEDGLGYVVYGWFACRIEQTPKGLKFSKLTGSQRPSGLLFPEDDRHMVMLGSLALAQEPAANTYGRNPDRDLVAILQRIGEARWRLVLPWPNTESNLDLIELVPAPRG; from the coding sequence ATGCGTCTGTTCATTTCGTCCCGCACGCTCGTGCGCCGCCTGGCGCCGCTGGCGGCCCTGTACGCCGTCGCCGCCTGCGCTTCGACCCCGCCGCCGCCCCCCCCGCCGCCGCCCGGCGCGGCCGGCGCGCTGATGGATTGGCGCGGCGTCATCACCTCGGCCGACCGGGATCGCTATCGCCGCGTCGACGCCGCCTGGACCCTGGCCCTGCAACAGGCAAAACGTCAGCGCGGCTCCGGCGATCTGAACAGCCTGGGCGATCTGATCGACCCCAAGGCCGACCGTCCCGGCGTCGCGCCGCCGCCCGGCGACTATCGCTGCCGCACCGTGAAACTGGGCACCCAGGGAGGCGAGGACGGGCTGGGCTATGTCGTCTACGGCTGGTTCGCCTGCCGCATCGAACAGACGCCGAAAGGCCTGAAGTTCTCCAAGCTGACCGGCTCGCAGCGCCCCTCCGGCCTGCTCTTTCCCGAAGACGACCGCCATATGGTGATGCTCGGTTCGCTGGCCCTAGCGCAGGAGCCCGCCGCCAACACCTATGGCCGCAACCCCGACCGCGATCTGGTCGCCATCCTGCAACGCATCGGCGAGGCGCGGTGGCGGCTGGTCCTGCCGTGGCCCAACACCGAATCCAATCTGGACCTCATCGAGCTGGTCCCGGCGCCGCGCGGCTAA
- a CDS encoding DUF4893 domain-containing protein has product MRRTPLAVLALMTTTALAACGDNSPAAPTEASPAVTTPAAGVPPQAAPEATATPQPQTTPAEGMQGGTDDWRKVANTADASLLGRLDQAWRMARAEAEEGGFSRQVEALGPLADPNAGQSGRVQPGQGNYRCRTIKMGSRNGSGLAYVEYPWFRCTVELTAGGDLILTKLTGSQRTRGLIYPDTDRRGVYIGAQAWGADENRYPAYGDSAERDQVGVIERIGQNRWRLVLPWPKQEAKLELLEITG; this is encoded by the coding sequence ATGCGCCGCACCCCTCTGGCCGTTCTGGCCCTGATGACCACGACCGCCCTGGCGGCCTGTGGCGACAACAGTCCCGCCGCACCGACCGAGGCCTCGCCCGCCGTGACCACGCCCGCGGCCGGCGTTCCGCCACAAGCCGCGCCTGAGGCGACGGCGACGCCGCAACCTCAGACGACCCCAGCCGAGGGGATGCAGGGCGGAACCGACGATTGGCGCAAGGTCGCCAACACAGCCGACGCCAGCCTGCTGGGGCGGCTGGACCAAGCCTGGCGCATGGCCCGCGCCGAGGCCGAGGAGGGTGGCTTCTCGCGTCAGGTCGAGGCCCTGGGACCGCTCGCCGACCCTAATGCGGGGCAGAGCGGCCGCGTCCAACCCGGTCAGGGGAACTATCGTTGCCGCACAATCAAGATGGGCAGCCGCAATGGCTCGGGGCTGGCCTATGTCGAATATCCCTGGTTCCGCTGCACGGTTGAACTGACGGCGGGCGGCGACCTGATCCTGACCAAGCTGACGGGCTCGCAGCGCACCCGGGGTCTGATCTACCCCGACACCGACCGCCGCGGCGTCTACATCGGCGCCCAGGCCTGGGGCGCCGACGAGAACCGGTATCCGGCCTACGGCGACAGCGCCGAGCGGGATCAGGTCGGCGTCATCGAACGCATCGGCCAGAACCGCTGGCGCCTGGTCCTGCCGTGGCCCAAGCAGGAAGCTAAGCTGGAGCTGCTCGAGATCACCGGCTAA
- a CDS encoding serine hydrolase, translating to MSLRLSRRTLFASGGAAALAAGPVFAQSTPANDDASLAAAVDAYVAKCMAAWPDQPALGVAVVKDGATVLARGYGVKVQGKPARADEHTLFAIASNTKNVTAAALAILVDEGKVKWDEPVRTYLPGFTLSDPYIGEHITVRDTLSHRAGFGLGAGDLLFWPNSDRTRAEVLAQAAFVPIEDGFRARYHYCNLMFVVAGAVLEAVSGMSWEAFIQTRILDRVGMTETVPLARLADASKSALPHGRVGPPLRYQGAMTPIAKSIVEVWNWDSAAAAGGICTTPTDWAKWIAVRLNDGKLADGTRLYSEDAAREMYRPNIIVGSSAGPTAELPNRSIASTYAMGLQVQDYRGERIASHGGGSPGGISATVLIPGRKTGFSVFSNAEESFLLRALRSGITDICMGKVDVDWIADSKKLEAEGNAKSIAAAAEIDAKQAAGAPPSMPLDAYAGTWRDPWYGDIVIAPKTEGRGRNRKSGLWLSFTHTPALQGWLEPYDGETFRTRFPDKREEDAFVTFSILTAKPATATVKGVSPDIDFSYDYQDLRLTRV from the coding sequence ATGTCCCTTCGTCTGTCGCGCCGCACCCTGTTCGCTTCCGGAGGCGCGGCGGCGCTGGCGGCGGGACCCGTGTTCGCCCAGAGCACGCCGGCGAACGACGATGCGTCGCTGGCGGCGGCGGTGGACGCCTATGTGGCCAAGTGCATGGCGGCCTGGCCGGATCAGCCGGCGCTGGGCGTCGCGGTGGTCAAGGACGGGGCGACCGTTCTGGCGCGCGGTTATGGCGTCAAGGTTCAGGGCAAGCCGGCGCGGGCCGATGAGCACACCCTGTTCGCCATCGCCTCCAACACCAAGAACGTCACCGCCGCCGCCCTGGCCATCCTGGTCGACGAGGGCAAGGTGAAGTGGGATGAGCCGGTTCGGACCTATCTGCCCGGCTTCACCCTGTCCGATCCCTATATCGGCGAACACATCACGGTGCGCGATACGCTGAGCCATCGGGCCGGGTTCGGCCTGGGCGCCGGCGACCTTCTGTTCTGGCCCAACTCGGACCGCACCCGCGCCGAGGTGCTGGCCCAGGCCGCCTTCGTGCCGATCGAGGACGGCTTCCGGGCGCGCTATCACTACTGCAACCTGATGTTCGTGGTCGCGGGCGCGGTGCTGGAGGCCGTGTCTGGGATGAGCTGGGAGGCCTTCATCCAGACCCGCATCTTGGACAGGGTGGGGATGACCGAAACCGTGCCGCTGGCGCGTCTGGCCGATGCGTCCAAGTCCGCCCTGCCCCACGGCCGGGTCGGCCCGCCGCTGCGCTATCAGGGGGCGATGACGCCCATCGCCAAGTCCATCGTCGAGGTGTGGAACTGGGATTCGGCGGCGGCGGCGGGGGGCATCTGCACCACCCCGACCGACTGGGCCAAATGGATCGCCGTGCGGCTGAACGACGGCAAGCTGGCGGACGGGACGCGTCTGTATTCCGAGGATGCGGCGCGCGAGATGTATCGCCCCAACATCATCGTCGGATCGTCGGCCGGACCGACGGCGGAACTGCCCAACCGATCCATCGCCTCGACCTATGCGATGGGTCTTCAGGTTCAGGACTATCGCGGCGAGCGGATCGCCAGCCACGGCGGCGGCTCGCCCGGCGGCATTTCCGCCACGGTGCTGATCCCCGGCCGCAAGACCGGCTTCAGCGTCTTCTCCAACGCCGAGGAGAGCTTCCTGCTGCGCGCCCTGCGGTCCGGCATCACCGACATCTGCATGGGCAAGGTCGATGTGGACTGGATCGCAGACTCCAAGAAGTTGGAGGCCGAGGGCAATGCGAAATCCATCGCCGCCGCCGCCGAGATCGACGCCAAACAGGCGGCGGGCGCGCCTCCGTCGATGCCGCTGGACGCCTACGCGGGGACCTGGCGCGATCCGTGGTACGGCGACATCGTCATTGCGCCCAAGACCGAGGGACGCGGCCGAAATAGGAAGAGCGGCCTGTGGCTGAGCTTCACCCACACGCCCGCCCTGCAAGGCTGGCTGGAGCCGTATGACGGCGAGACCTTCCGCACCCGTTTCCCGGACAAGCGCGAGGAGGACGCCTTCGTCACCTTCTCGATCCTGACGGCCAAACCGGCGACGGCGACGGTGAAGGGGGTCAGCCCCGACATCGACTTCAGCTACGACTATCAGGACCTGAGACTGACGCGCGTGTGA
- a CDS encoding BCCT family transporter — translation MNPRVFWGASAIIALLLLVAIVAPGESDRLFQSVQAWVIDTFGWLYIASVAAFVGLVLVLAIGPTGALKLGPDDAEPDFPYLSWLAMLFAAGMGIGLMYFGVAEPIQHYINPPEGAGRTFDAARQAMGITFFHYGAHAWSIYALVGLSLAFFAHRKGLPLTLRSGLSPLLGKRVNGPIGDAVDIFAIWGTAFGIATSLGFGVSQMNSGLTYLLGIPNTAWVQVGLIVVVMAAATASVMSGVGKGVRRLSELNLTLAVLLMLFVLVVGPTGFLFKALVQNFGFYLSHFVERTFTLYAYEPRAWMADWTLFYWAWWIAWSPFVGMFIARISRGRTVREFLLNVLLVPAGFTFLWMTVFGNTAISLDMGQAAGAISNAVSADLSTALFYFLEQLPGAAFTSGLAILLVAVFFITSADSGALVIDTIASGGADDTPRWQRVYWCLLLGLIAATLLLAGGLGALQAATLAAALPFVLIMILLSIGLVRQMNADVAGRSLETEGAPLAQQLKRILAPASRADILSEIERHGLPALETVHAAMEAEAAKSEIGRDDGVAWLTVKQGERTFVYRLGARSRPRPAVIQRETPEGRRLLEWRLTAQTGEGERPHDITGFTRDQIVADVLEKLQRWRLA, via the coding sequence ATGAACCCCCGCGTGTTTTGGGGCGCGAGCGCCATCATCGCGCTGTTGCTGCTTGTCGCCATCGTCGCGCCGGGAGAATCCGACCGCCTGTTCCAGAGTGTTCAGGCCTGGGTGATCGACACCTTCGGCTGGCTCTATATCGCCTCGGTCGCCGCCTTCGTGGGACTGGTGCTGGTGCTGGCGATCGGCCCGACGGGCGCGCTGAAGCTGGGGCCGGACGACGCCGAGCCGGACTTTCCCTATCTGTCCTGGCTGGCCATGCTGTTCGCCGCCGGCATGGGGATCGGCCTGATGTATTTCGGCGTGGCCGAGCCGATCCAGCACTATATCAATCCGCCCGAGGGCGCCGGCCGCACCTTCGACGCAGCGCGTCAGGCCATGGGCATCACCTTCTTCCACTATGGGGCGCACGCCTGGTCGATCTATGCGCTGGTGGGCCTCAGCCTGGCCTTCTTCGCGCACCGCAAGGGTCTTCCGCTGACGCTGAGGTCGGGCCTGTCGCCTCTGCTGGGCAAGCGCGTCAACGGGCCGATCGGCGATGCGGTCGACATCTTCGCCATCTGGGGCACGGCGTTCGGCATCGCCACGTCTCTGGGTTTCGGCGTGTCGCAGATGAACAGCGGCCTGACCTATCTGCTGGGCATTCCCAACACGGCCTGGGTTCAGGTCGGGCTGATCGTCGTGGTCATGGCGGCGGCGACCGCCTCGGTCATGAGCGGGGTCGGCAAGGGGGTGCGCCGTCTGTCGGAGCTGAACCTGACGCTGGCGGTGCTGCTGATGCTGTTCGTGCTGGTGGTCGGGCCGACCGGCTTCTTGTTCAAGGCCCTGGTCCAGAACTTCGGCTTCTATCTCAGCCATTTCGTCGAGCGGACCTTCACCCTCTACGCCTATGAGCCGCGCGCCTGGATGGCGGACTGGACCCTGTTCTACTGGGCCTGGTGGATCGCCTGGTCGCCGTTCGTGGGGATGTTCATCGCCCGGATTTCGCGCGGACGAACGGTGCGGGAGTTCCTGCTGAACGTGCTGCTGGTGCCGGCCGGCTTCACCTTCCTGTGGATGACGGTCTTCGGCAATACGGCGATCAGCCTGGACATGGGCCAGGCGGCGGGCGCGATTTCCAACGCCGTCTCAGCCGATCTGTCGACCGCCCTGTTCTACTTCCTGGAGCAGTTGCCGGGCGCGGCCTTCACCTCGGGTCTGGCCATCCTGCTGGTGGCGGTCTTCTTCATTACATCGGCCGATTCCGGCGCTCTGGTGATCGACACCATCGCCTCCGGAGGGGCCGATGACACGCCGCGCTGGCAGCGGGTCTATTGGTGCCTGCTGCTGGGCCTGATCGCCGCGACCCTGTTGCTGGCGGGCGGACTGGGCGCGCTGCAGGCCGCCACCCTGGCCGCCGCCCTGCCCTTCGTCCTGATCATGATCCTGCTATCGATCGGCCTGGTGCGCCAGATGAACGCCGACGTCGCGGGTCGCAGCCTTGAGACCGAAGGCGCGCCCCTGGCGCAGCAGCTGAAACGCATCCTGGCCCCGGCCAGCCGCGCCGACATTCTGAGCGAGATCGAGCGCCACGGCCTGCCCGCGCTGGAAACGGTTCACGCCGCCATGGAGGCCGAGGCGGCGAAGTCCGAGATCGGGCGTGACGACGGCGTCGCCTGGCTGACGGTCAAACAGGGCGAGCGCACCTTCGTCTATCGCCTGGGCGCCCGCTCGCGTCCGCGTCCCGCCGTGATCCAGCGCGAGACGCCCGAAGGCCGTCGCCTGCTGGAATGGCGACTGACCGCCCAGACCGGCGAGGGCGAACGCCCCCACGACATCACCGGCTTCACCCGCGACCAGATCGTCGCCGACGTGCTGGAAAAGCTTCAACGCTGGCGACTGGCCTAG